Genomic window (Gammaproteobacteria bacterium):
GCCACCCGAACCGCAGCGCTTCTTCAGCTCTGCCGCGAGCACCCGCAGCCCGGCATCGTCCAGCGGCAGGCCGGTGATCACCGTGACGCCCTTGCCCTTGCGGCCCTGTGTCTGGCGCGACACCCGGACCACGCCGTCGCCGGCCGGTCGCGACACTCCCTGCCCGCAGGCGCACTGCGCCAGCGGGCGGCCGCAGGCCGGGCACATGCGCCCCTGCCCCGTGGAGTACACCACGCCGCGGAATGTTGCCGACCCTTGTTTCATGCGCTGGCCGCCAGCGTACGTGCACGACAGGGCCGGCGGCAATGGCCACG
Coding sequences:
- a CDS encoding translation initiation factor Sui1; the encoded protein is MKQGSATFRGVVYSTGQGRMCPACGRPLAQCACGQGVSRPAGDGVVRVSRQTQGRKGKGVTVITGLPLDDAGLRVLAAELKKRCGSGGTLREGTIEIQGDHRDLLVPLLSQRGWTVKRAGG